TCGATCATCAAGTAAACGTAAGCGGGGCCGCTCCCGCTCAGGCCGGTCACCGCGTCGAGCAACGGCTCCTTCACCTGATAGGCCAGCCCGACGGATGAAAACAATTTGCGCGCGAGCTCCGCGTCCTGCGGCTGAGCGGCCGAGCCGAGCGCGAACGCGGTCGCCGACGCTCCGACCAGCGCGGGCATGTTGGGCATGACGCGAATGATTCGAGCCTCCGTCCCCAGCCCGTTTTGCAGCTTCGCGAGCGGCACGCCTGCGGCAATGGAAATGAAAAGGTGTTGCTTGCCGCTCGCACCGCGCGCCTCGGTGAGCACGGCGTCCACCTGCTCCGGTTTCACAGCGAGGACGATTACGGTGGCGAACTTGAGCACCTCCGGATTGCTCTCCGTAGTCCGGGCATTGACGCTTTTGTGAAAATCATTCCTTGCGAGTTCAACGGGATCGCTGGCCAGAATTGCGTCCGCTCCGATCAAGCCGGCCTTCACAAAACCCCTGGCCAGTGCCGTCGCCATTTTGCCTGCGCCAAGGAAACCGATTCGTAGTTCGGGAGACATGGGCAGGTTGTAGCAGTTGCCGGCTCGAAGCGAAAGGTGAAAGGGCAGCGCTCGTCGCGTTGACT
The sequence above is drawn from the Verrucomicrobiota bacterium genome and encodes:
- the proC gene encoding pyrroline-5-carboxylate reductase → MSPELRIGFLGAGKMATALARGFVKAGLIGADAILASDPVELARNDFHKSVNARTTESNPEVLKFATVIVLAVKPEQVDAVLTEARGASGKQHLFISIAAGVPLAKLQNGLGTEARIIRVMPNMPALVGASATAFALGSAAQPQDAELARKLFSSVGLAYQVKEPLLDAVTGLSGSGPAYVYLMIEALSDGGVACGLPRDVATKLAAQTVFGAARMVLETNLHPGVLKDMVTSPGGTTIEGIYELERAGVRGAFMTAVRAATEKSKRLGSV